From the Mammaliicoccus sciuri genome, the window ACCGACTTCATCAACAAGCATTAACTCATCAATTGCTTGAGCAAATTGTGAATCATTTTTGATAGGATGATCTTCTTCTAATTCATAGTCATCATTTAAATGTAAAACATTCTCTTCATCTCTAAATGGCTCAATTGTTTTATCGGATCTATCAATAATTCCGAAGAAATTTTGTCCCATTCCAATTGGCCAGTTCATAGGATAAGTTTCTATTTCTAATGTTTTCTCAATTTCTTCTAAAAGTTCAAAAGGTTCTTTACCCATTCTGTCTAATTTGTTGATAAATGTAAAAATAGGAATACCTCTCATTTTACATACTTTAAACAATTTCAACGTTTGTGGTTCGATACCTTTCGCACAGTCAATAACCATTACGGCACTGTCTACAGCCATTAATGTTCTATACGTATCTTCAGAAAAGTCTTCGTGTCCTGGTGTATCTAATATATTAATGTTGTAATGATCATAATCAAATTGCATAACTGAACTTGTAACAGAAATACCACGTTCTTGTTCCACTTTCATCCAGTCACTTGTCGCAAACTCCCCTGTCTTTTTACCTTTAACGGTACCTGCTTGTCTAATCGCACCACCAAAAAGTAATAATTTTTCAGTTAATGTTGTTTTACCAGCATCTGGGTGGGATATAATCGCAAATGTCTTTCTACTTTCTACTTCTTGTTTAATCGTCACAATTCATTTCTCCTTATAATTCGGATGTCCATTGGCTAATTCTATTTGCTAATTCATTTGCTTCATCTTCATCAAGTACATTAAACAAATGCAAGTATAAATGCTCAATTAAAGATTCTCCGTATAAATCGTAATCTACTTCAATAGACCAAAATAAATCCGGAATTGAAATCACAAAATATTCTTCTTTTTTATTTTCATATATATACACTTTACAATTTAAGTTTTGCGAATGACTTTCTCTAATCTTCACTTGGCTTTCCTCCATACTTTTCATATGCTGCCTCTAAACCGATTAAATCATCTCTATGAGGCACTTTGATATGTCCAGGCATGATTTGATATGGTTCTCTCCCTTTAGATGCGAGTATAACTGTATCACCTGGCTCAGAAATTTCTATTGCATGTTTAATGCCTTCTGCTCTATCTTCAAATTCTACATAATTATTATGTGTCGCTCCTTTAGCTAATTCTGCTGTTAACATTTTCGGATCATCATTTGCAGGATTATCTGGTGTGAATATCACATAATCTGCTCGACAACTTATTTTACCCATTTCTGGTGTTTTTGTTAAGTCTCTTTCTCCTGCCATACCAACTAAGAATATTAATTTTTGTTTTACAAATGGTTTCACTGCATCTATTAATTTATCCATTCCATCTGGTGTATGTGCATAATCAATAATTAAATCTATTGGTAAGTTTCTATCTAATACCTCTAAACGTCCTTCAACTGCAGGCATATTTTCAACAGCTTCAGTTATGTCGTTTAATTCATAACCTTGTGCCCACAAACTTATAATGCTCGCTAATAAATTAAGGACATTAAATTTACCTAAATAAGGTGATTGTACTTTGTAAGAACCAAACGGTGTTTCAAGTGTAAAACGCACACCGCTGATAGATTCTTCTATATCTTTAGCCATAAAGTCTGCTTCGTGATCTATACCATATGTAAATATTTCGAATGGTGATACAGGTATTAATTCTTTTATATATGGATCATCTGCATTCAATATGACATATTTGTCTTTTCTGTAGTCTTGACCTAATTGACTAAATAATAATGACTTAGCATGTCCATAAGCTTCCATCGTACCATGAAAATCTAAATGATCTTGTGTTAAATTTGAAAAAATAGCGATATCAAATTCTAAACCTCGAAGTCTGCCGATAACTAACCCGTGACTTGAGACTTCAAATGTCATACTCTCACATTCTTTATCAACCGCTTCAACAATATGTTTCGTTAAAGTAACGGTTTCTGGAGTCGTATTAACACCTTTTGTAACTGTTTCATTAATTTGAAAACCGTTTGTACCTAAATAAGCACTATTTTTTCCTAAACCTCTCGTTAAATGATGAATCATTGTCGCAATTGTCGTCTTACCATTTGTACCCGTTACACCAATCGTCGTTAATTTTTGACTTGGAAAATCAAACAATACATGACTAAAGATACTTGCCACTTTCAATGTATCCTTAACCACAATTAATAATACATCCTCATTTAATTCTACGTAACGGTCACTCACAATGACGCTACATCCTTGCTCTATTACGTTCGGTATAAATTTATGACTATCTACTGTATAACCTTTTGATGCCACAAATATAGAGCCTTCTTGAGCATTTCTTGAATCCGTCGTAATATCATGAACTTCTTGGTCAATTTGACCGTAAGTTTGTTTAATTTTTAT encodes:
- a CDS encoding YueH family protein, translating into MKIRESHSQNLNCKVYIYENKKEEYFVISIPDLFWSIEVDYDLYGESLIEHLYLHLFNVLDEDEANELANRISQWTSEL
- a CDS encoding UDP-N-acetylmuramoyl-L-alanyl-D-glutamate--L-lysine ligase, with translation MNVKTLLNKIKIKQTYGQIDQEVHDITTDSRNAQEGSIFVASKGYTVDSHKFIPNVIEQGCSVIVSDRYVELNEDVLLIVVKDTLKVASIFSHVLFDFPSQKLTTIGVTGTNGKTTIATMIHHLTRGLGKNSAYLGTNGFQINETVTKGVNTTPETVTLTKHIVEAVDKECESMTFEVSSHGLVIGRLRGLEFDIAIFSNLTQDHLDFHGTMEAYGHAKSLLFSQLGQDYRKDKYVILNADDPYIKELIPVSPFEIFTYGIDHEADFMAKDIEESISGVRFTLETPFGSYKVQSPYLGKFNVLNLLASIISLWAQGYELNDITEAVENMPAVEGRLEVLDRNLPIDLIIDYAHTPDGMDKLIDAVKPFVKQKLIFLVGMAGERDLTKTPEMGKISCRADYVIFTPDNPANDDPKMLTAELAKGATHNNYVEFEDRAEGIKHAIEISEPGDTVILASKGREPYQIMPGHIKVPHRDDLIGLEAAYEKYGGKPSED